A single Anopheles arabiensis isolate DONGOLA chromosome 2, AaraD3, whole genome shotgun sequence DNA region contains:
- the LOC120898863 gene encoding uncharacterized protein LOC120898863: MISNALCDLEKCVYTAGVQLDSLAVKLTDVERNLDENELESIENESVMELLESVTEVKNEYQNLRKDLQEVQQLQKEMTNSLRYQLRNMTQTFRGLKKKIESNSIPVHLVPPPAGSSSRNAGHEARDTQQHPHPPHLLPQPDLTVHDHGPRRAAGMLKSGKRTLVRTLRALYGQFVPDLVWTVFYLTHWRTLRVNYCKL; this comes from the exons ATGATCTCGAACGCTTTGTGCGATCTGGAGAAATGT GTGTACACGGCCGGAGTCCAGCTCGATTCACTGGCCGTGAAACTGACGGATGTGGAGCGCAATCTGGACGAAAACGAGCTAGAATCGATCGAAAATGAGTCAGTGATGGAGTTGCTGGAGTCCGTGACGGAGGTCAAGAACGAGTACCAGAACCTGCGCAAAGATTTGCAGGaggtgcagcagctgcagaagGAAATGACCAACTCGCTGCGCTACCAGTTGCGAAACATGACGCAAACGTTCCGGGGGctgaagaagaaaattgaatCCAACTCCATACCGGTGCACCTTGTGCCGCCACCGGCCGGCTCGTCTTCCCGCAATGCAGGGCACGAAGCGCGTGACACCCAACAGCACCCGCACCCGCCGCATCTGCTGCCCCAACCAGACCTTACCGTGCACGATCACGGACCGAGGCGTGCCGCGGGCATGCTGAAGAGT GGCAAACGCACGCTCGTGCGGACCTTGCGTGCACTCTATGGACAATTTGTACCTGACTTGGTTTGGACCGTATTTTACCTAACACATTGGAGAACGTTGCGCGTTAACTACTGCAAACTGTAG
- the LOC120896440 gene encoding molybdopterin synthase sulfur carrier subunit, translating to MSNTDSVRVKLLFFAKSRELAGVSGTDDFLVPHAEIKCSELLDLICNRYNLSIIRNNVILAHNEQYCADLSETIRIRNGDELAVIPPISGG from the coding sequence ATGAGCAATACAGATTCCGTTCGGGtcaagttgttgtttttcgcgaaATCCCGGGAGCTAGCCGGAGTCTCTGGCACGGACGATTTCCTGGTGCCGCACGCTGAAATCAAGTGCTCCGAGCTGCTCGATCTGATCTGTAATCGGTACAATCTCTCCATCATCCGCAACAATGTTATACTAGCCCATAACGAGCAGTACTGTGCCGATCTGAGCGAAACCATACGCATACGCAACGGGGACGAGCTGGCTGTGATACCACCCATCTCCGGAGGGTAG
- the LOC120898268 gene encoding ubiquilin-1, producing the protein MAENRASGKKITIMVKTPKDRKSIEIEDDAEIKDLKAIVAEKFETNPELVCLIFAGKIMKDTDTLKTHNIKEGLTVYLVIKAAPRADAESARRAPADVSQTPFGLNQLGGLAGLSALGGNQTNFMDLQSRMQHELLDNPDLMRTVLDNPLVQQMMNNPDTMRQILTSNPQMQELMQRNPEISHMLNNPELLRQTMELARNPSMLQELMRSHDRAISNLESVPGGYSALQRIYRDIQEPMMNATFRNPYSGTSESGSTSGGGANPQQGTENRSPLPNPWSSASSGTGSGNRGAAGTGSAGTDAAGTPLGLLNTPAMQSLLQQMSENPSIMSNMLNSPATRSMMEALAADPAMAANLMSQNPLLANSPGLQDQLRTMMPQLMRQMQNPEVQQMVTNPQALNAILQIQQGMEQLRSAAPGLMSTMGIPPMPGAPPSTTGSGATNTASAATTATGGAGAQASNNDALFSEFMSRMINGMASGTADTNIPPEERYRAQLEQLTAMGFVNREANLQALIASFGDINAAIERLLALGQLSLS; encoded by the exons atGGCGGAGAATAGAGCTAGTGGGAAAAAGATCACCATTATGGTGAAAACACCCAAAGATAGAAAATCGATAGAGATCGAAGACGATGCAGAAATTAAAGAT CTCAAGGCCATTGTCGCGGAGAAGTTTGAGACCAACCCGGAGctggtgtgtttgattttcgctGGTAAGATCATGAAGGACACCGACACGCTCAAGACACACAACATCAAGGAGGGGTTGACGGTGTACCTGGTCATAAAGGCGGCCCCCCGTGCGGATGCGGAGAGTGCGCGGCGAGCGCCGGCGGATGTGTCGCAAACGCCGTTCGGATTGAATCAACTCGGCGGTCTCGCCGGACTCAGTGCGCTCGGCGGCAATCAGACCAACTTCATGGATTTGCAGTCCCGCATGCAgcacgagctgctcgacaacccCGACTTGATGCGCACGGTGCTGGACAACCCGCTCGTGCAGCAGATGATGAACAACCCGGACACGATGCGCCAGATACTGACCTCGAATCCGCAGATGCAGGAGCTGATGCAACGCAATCCGGAAATTTCGCACATGCTGAACAACCCGGAACTGCTGCGACAGACGATGGAATTGGCCCGCAATCCGTCGATGTTGCAGGAGCTAATGCGTTCGCATGATCGTGCCATTTCGAATCTGGAGAGCGTGCCGGGCGGGTACAGTGCACTGCAGCGAATCTATCGCGACATCCAGGAGCCGATGATGAATGCCACCTTCCGCAATCCGTACTCCGGGACCTCCGAGTCGGGCAGCACTAGCGGAGGCGGTGCCAATCCGCAGCAGGGCACCGAAAATAGAAGCCCACTGCCGAATCCGTGGAGCAGCGCTAGCAGCGGCACCGGCAGTGGCAACCGTGGGGCAGCCGGAACCGGCAGTGCTGGCACGGATGCTGCCGGAACTCCGCTCGGACTGCTCAACACACCGGCCATGCAGAGCTTGCTGCAGCAGATGAGCGAGAACCCATCCATTATGTCGAATATGCTGAATTCGCCGGCTACCCGCAGCATGATGGAGGCGTTGGCCGCCGATCCGGCCATGGCCGCGAACTTGATGAGCCAAAATCCGCTGCTGGCCAACAGCCCCGGTCTGCAGGATCAGTTGCGCACGATGATGCCCCAGCTGATGCGGCAGATGCAAAACCCGGAAGTGCAGCAAATGGTCACCAATCCGCAGGCACTGAATGCGATCCTGCAGATTCAGCAAGGAATGGAACAGTTGCGCTCGGCCGCGCCCGGCTTAATGAGCACGATGGGCATTCCGCCGATGCCGGGTGCACCGCCGTCAACTACCGGCTCGGGTGCCACGAACACGGCCAGCGCGGCTACCACCGCAACGGGTGGCGCCGGTGCACAGGCGTCGAACAACGATGCGCTGTTTTCGGAGTTTATGTCCCGCATGATCAACGGGATGGCATCGGGTACGGCTGATACGAACATTCCACCGGAGGAGCGCTACCGGGCGCAGCTGGAACAACTGACGGCGATGGGATTTGTTAACCGTGAAGCTAACCTGCAGGCCCTGATTGCTTCCTTCGGCGACATCAATGCGGCGATCGAGCGATTGCTTGCGCTTGGCCAGCTGTCGCTAAGCTAA
- the LOC120898272 gene encoding signal peptidase complex subunit 1, whose protein sequence is MLNIQTHMDFEGQGRAEKLSRIIITLFGTVGLVWGYIIQQFSQTVYILIAGVLLASILTIPPWPIYRKKPLNWQKPRPDSQTAQSAGDETKKKKKN, encoded by the exons atgCTGAATATCCAAACACATATG GACTTTGAGGGTCAGGGTAGGGCCGAAAAGCTTTCCCGCATCATCATAACCCTGTTCGGAACCGTCGGTCTAGTGTGGGGCTACATTATCCAGCAGTTTTCGCAAACGGTGTACATTCTGATTGCCGGAGTTTTGCTCGCCTCAATT CTCACCATTCCACCGTGGCCAATTTATCGCAAGAAGCCACTGAACTGGCAAAAGCCCCGTCCTGATTCTCAGACTGCGCAAAGTGCAGGAGAcgaaacgaagaagaaaaagaaaaactaa
- the LOC120898861 gene encoding uncharacterized protein LOC120898861 has product MSIGVNLRVTGHTSIGGRKYQEDYFSVAYQQTENDQNLEYAYFGIYDGHGGAEASLYAKEHLMNTIVSQKLFWSENDDDVLKSIREGYIQTHYSMWREQEKWPKTSSGLPSTAGTTASIAFIRRGKIYIGHVGDSGIVLGYQNDKESANDGRWVATPLTEDHKPESYAEKMRIMSCGGKVVTKSGVPRVVWNRPRIGHKGPVRRSTPIDEIPFLAVARSLGDLWSYNSAMDEFVVSPVPDVSVIEIDPKKYRCLIFGSDGLWNVMSPKNAVDIVRNAEMENVRIALEGGNEWKNPSKLLVNEALDRWSRSNMKADNTSVVIIMLDPPGPPKRDVLKSVKDTIQHAANDQPHAGTGAAGSNIIHLFDCITRGESMPTMSEELSRRELPALADARFDRMHHNLDAQHHYHHPHHSTEEYCESESHTNDHSALHQPHPDQHHQLSHLQAADPYNQSAVPSTSYHQDLAYSDSFAESYNSLLNRSFENTDHSYTSLFHPVTEHGLEAEDVAESYRNKATMVEGVAPEEDDETMFDYSGGSSDDELIAANTASDSTYSLTNLQTKSERLRAEMLESCSSPDAYYHQQQPRTEPSGYATGNLAIIEHFHNYHHAPHGEYDEHHTTHGRTDSQENEGESNRIETIGGAMRSLTHHGLHQYQMELDEHYHQQQQHSGSHYQPHGFPHATAYQMERYDYRHTANNNETIVPCEATCSKYTSKDKAHPVLEPTVVQHRNDELIPAEHSRANEGEEEDSTSSDRPAQHQIIAIHGHRIQINEVSSSYVGTAACASQMLLGSSDSESTTSTTSHGDSGDEENSASSTTNAATGVKQMVLPVLVKQRPRKPGPSSRVITIFYETRSSRRQSRARNQTSNSFADCSRKRADLKPASFGGIVKRRKASTVMRAASIVHPDNGSPTASADTFVRRALRSNGMIVNSARHVLTGTGQRDNVVGDAARSIAMRAAGQTHQRQGLLLNHLVSSTTAPNRCLAMHSIKAKPSVIAADDRTRISRSGCSTRRMKLDDERQRQMQASKGKAIACSGIDLMERSKRTKQLRRAQ; this is encoded by the exons ATGTCGATCGGGGTGAATTTACGTGTGACGGGCCACACGTCAATCGGTGGCCGCAAATACCAGGAAGACTACTTTTCCGTCGCCTATCAGCAAACGGAGAATGACCAAAATCTGGAGTACGCGTACTTTGGAATTTACGACGGGCATGGTGGCGCGGAAGCGTCCCTCTACGCCAAGGAGCATCTGATGAATACGATAGTGAGCCAGAAGCTGTTCTGGTcggaaaatgatgatgatgtgttgaAATCAATACGCGAAGGCTACATCCAGACACACTATTCGATGTGGCGCGAGCAAG AGAAATGGCCAAAAACGTCGTCCGGATTGCCGAGCACAGCGGGAACGACGGCCAGCATTGCGTTTATAAGACGGGGCAAAATTTACATCGGTCACGTAGGAGACTCTGGCATCGTGTTGGGTTACCAGAACGATAAGGAATCGGCAAACGATGGGCGCTGGGTGGCAACACCGCTCACCGAAGACCACAAACCGGAAAGCTACGCAGAAAAGATGCGCATTATGAGTTGTGGCGGTAAGGTAGTTACCAAATCGGGCGTGCCACGTGTGGTATGGAATCGGCCACGCATTGGCCACAAGGGACCGGTGCGGAGGAGCACACCGATCGACGAAATACCGTTTCTAGCCGTCGCCCGAAGTCTGGGCGACTTGTGGAGCTATAATTCGGCAATGGATGAGTTTGTCGTGAGTCCCGTGCCCGACGTCTCGGTCATTGAGATTGATCCGAAAAAGTACAG GTGTCTCATATTCGGTTCCGATGGCCTGTGGAACGTGATGTCACCGAAGAATGCGGTAGACATTGTTCGGAATGCCGAAATGGAAAACGTACGCATTGCCTTGGAGGGTGGAAACGAGTGGAAAAATCCCAGCAAATTGTTAGTCAACGAAGCACTGGACCGGTGGAGTCGCAGTAACATGAAGGCAGATAATACTTCCGTCGTTATCATTATGCTTGACCCTCCTGGGCCACCGAAGCGAGATGTGTTGAAATCGGTCAAAGATACGATCCAGCACGCTGCAAACGATCAGCCTCATGCGGGTACGGGAGCAGCGGGCAGCAATATTATCCACCTATTCGACTGCATCACACGGGGCGAGTCGATGCCTACGATGTCGGAGGAGCTTTCTCGCCGAGAACTGCCGGCCCTGGCTGATGCAAGGTTTGATAGGATGCATCATAATCTAGATGCACAGCACCACTATCATCATCCACACCACAGCACGGAAGAATACTGCGAATCGGAAAGCCATACTAACGATCACAGCGCGCTGCACCAGCCGCATCCGGACCAACATCACCAACTGTCTCATCTACAAGCTGCTGATCCGTACAATCAATCCGCCGTTCCATCTACCTCTTACCATCAGGACCTTGCCTACTCAGACAGCTTTGCCGAATCGTACAATTCGCTGCTAAATAGGAGCTTTGAAAACACGGACCACTCTTACACATCACTCTTTCACCCCGTCACGGAGCACGGCCTCGAAGCCGAGGATGTCGCTGAATCGTACCGCAATAAGGCCACCATGGTGGAGGGTGTGGCGCccgaggaggacgacgaaACGATGTTTGATTACTCTGGCGGATCGTCAGACGATGAACTAATAGCCGCAAACACGGCGAGTGATTCCACCTACTCGTTGACCAACTTACAAACCAAATCGGAACGATTGCGGGCAGAAATGCTAGAATCGTGCAGCTCTCCGGATGCATAttaccatcagcagcaaccacGAACCGAGCCAAGTGGTTACGCGACAGGAAATTTGGCGATTATTGAGCATTTTCACAACTATCACCATGCACCGCATGGTGAGTACGACGAGCATCACACTACCCACGGTCGTACCGATTCGCAGGAAAACGAAGGTGAATCGAACCGCATTGAAACGATTGGCGGAGCGATGCGAAGTTTAACGCACCACGGTTTGCACCAATACCAAATGGAGTTGGATGAGCAttatcaccagcagcagcagcacagtggCTCACACTATCAACCGCACGGCTTTCCGCACGCTACCGCTTACCAGATGGAACGCTACGATTACAGGCACACGGCCAACAACAATGAAACGATAGTGCCTTGCGAAGCAACGTGCAGCAAGTATACGTCGAAGGACAAAGCACATCCCGTCTTGGAACCAACGGTGGTGCAACACCGGAACGATGAACTCATACCGGCCGAACATTCCCGCGCGAATGAAGGCGAGGAGGAAGACAGCACATCGTCGGATCGACCGGCCCAGCACCAGATCATTGCCATCCACGGTCATCGCATCCAAATAAACGAGGTTTCGTCGTCGTACGTCGGTACCGCTGCCTGTGCGTCGCAGATGCTGCTGGGAAGCTCGGACAGCGaaagcaccaccagcacaacCAGCCACGGAGACAGTGGCGATGAAGAGAACAGTGCCTCATCAACAACCAATGCTGCGACCGGCGTGAAGCAGAtggtgctgccggtgctggtgAAACAACGCCCAAGAAAACCCGGACCATCGTCACGCGTAATAACGATTTTCTACGAAACGCGCAGCAGTCGGCGTCAGTCGCGAGCGCgaaatcaaacatcaaacagttttgctgATTGCAGTCGCAAAAGGGCGGACCTGAAACCTGCCTCATTTGGCGGTATAGTAAAGCGACGAAAAGCGTCCACCGTTATGCGTGCCGCCAGCATTGTCCATCCCGACAACGGTTCACCGACCGCTAGTGCCGATACGTTCGTGCGCAGAGCATTACGCTCGAACGGAATGATAGTGAATTCTGCCAGACACGTGCTAACTGGCACTGGGCAGCGCGATAATGTCGTAGGCGATGCTGCACGCAGCATAGCAATGCGGGCTGCAGGTCAAACGCACCAACGGCAAGGATTATTGCTGAACCATCTGGTAAGCTCAACTACTGCGCCCAATCGTTGTCTTGCGATGCACTCAATCAAGGCTAAACCGAGCGTGATTGCTGCGGACGACCGAACTCGAATAAGCAGAAGCGGATGCAGCACGAGGCGCATGAAGCTGGATGATGAACGGCAGCGGCAAATGCAAGCAAGCAAAGGGAAAGCAATCGCCTGCAGTGGAATTGATTTGATGGAAAGAtccaaacgaacgaaacagcTACGACGTGCCCAATGA
- the LOC120896439 gene encoding molybdopterin synthase catalytic subunit — translation MNYLKLTFDKLDVGALNDQVAHESCGAVSLFVGTTRDNFEGKTVVLLEYEAYEAMAIKTMNLLCEEVRARWPDVVNIGIHHRLGTVPVKEASVVIAISSPHRKSSLEAVHFTIDELKKSVPVWKKELYDGEGSSEWKENSECTWSKKYKDNHIL, via the coding sequence ATGAATTATCTAAAGTTAACGTTTGATAAGCTGGACGTCGGGGCGCTGAACGATCAGGTGGCGCACGAAAGCTGCGGTGCGGTGTCATTGTTCGTCGGCACGACCAGAGATAACTTTGAGGGCAAAACCGTCGTATTGCTGGAGTACGAGGCTTATGAAGCCATGGCGATCAAAACGATGAATCTGCTGTGCGAGGAGGTTCGCGCGCGCTGGCCGGATGTGGTCAACATCGGCATACACCATCGGCTGGGGACGGTTCCGGTAAAGGAAGCGTCCGTTGTGATAGCGATAAGCTCGCCGCATCGCAAGTCCAGTCTAGAGGCGGTGCATTTTACCATCGACGAGCTGAAGAAATCCGTACCTGTTTGGAAGAAGGAGCTGTACGATGGAGAGGGCAGCTCTGAATGGAAGGAGAACAGCGAATGCACATGGTCGAAGAAGTACAAGGACAACCATATACTGTAG
- the LOC120898270 gene encoding tRNA-uridine aminocarboxypropyltransferase 1 produces the protein MAATEPSNQRPDPFQGMHIADTDFLMSVEGRSSCTVCGKSRKFFCYTCYVPVPEIAARVPRISLPVKIDVIKHRNEIDGKSTAVHAAILAPDDVKIYTYPDIPDYREESGVVLIFPTPTALTVASLFSGETYQMKENYGLPKGYHMGTLLRFRLNDIVDTPLHPRETTDERNGGAADCDGESFPVKRAVFIDSTWSQCRGIYKDERLSGLRTVVIQNRISQFWRHQRNSPRWFLATVEAIHQFVLEVHIAAWGLDSRYRGLEHIHLNMEQIPKERIMHPGEMNPDEVPPYNGQYDNVLFFFRHMYNLIHKYYDHEKLKAYKRPLY, from the coding sequence ATGGCAGCGACCGAACCATCGAACCAGCGACCGGACCCCTTCCAAGGTATGCACATTGCGGACACGGACTTTCTGATGAGCGTGGAGGGTCGAAGCTCCTGCACTGTCTGTGGGAAGTCGCGCAAGTTTTTCTGCTACACCTGCTATGTCCCAGTCCCGGAAATAGCAGCCCGTGTACCGCGCATTTCCCTGCCAGTAAAAATCGATGTCATAAAGCATAGGAACGAAATTGATGGCAAAAGTACGGCGGTGCACGCTGCCATCCTGGCGCCGGATGATGTTAAAATCTACACGTACCCCGACATCCCGGACTATCGCGAGGAGAGCGGTGTGGTGTTGATATTTCCCACACCGACCGCGCTCACCGTGGCCAGCTTATTTAGCGGCGAAACGTACCAGATGAAAGAGAACTACGGTCTTCCCAAAGGATACCATATGGGCACGCTGTTGCGCTTCCGGCTGAACGACATCGTGGATACACCGTTGCACCCCCGGGAGACGACTGATGAGCGGAATGGCGGTGCAGCGGATTGCGACGGTGAGAGTTTCCCGGTAAAGCGAGCCGTATTCATCGACAGCACCTGGAGCCAGTGTCGGGGTATTTACAAGGATGAGCGGCTGTCGGGTTTGCGCACCGTTGTGATACAGAACCGAATTTCCCAATTCTGGCGCCATCAGCGCAACAGTCCGCGATGGTTTCTTGCCACGGTCGAAGCCATCCATCAGTTCGTGCTGGAGGTGCACATTGCTGCCTGGGGTCTGGACAGTCGATATCGGGGCTTGGAGCACATTCACCTGAACATGGAGCAGATTCCGAAGGAGCGTATTATGCATCCCGGTGAGATGAACCCGGACGAAGTACCGCCGTACAACGGGCAGTACGACAATGTGTTGTTCTTCTTTCGGCATATGTACAATTTGATACATAAATATTACGACCACGAAAAGCTTAAAGCGTACAAGCGGCCGCTGTATTAG
- the LOC120898862 gene encoding leucine-zipper-like transcriptional regulator 1 homolog has product MSTGRFVSSASIGSTSTSSSTQISANVPISNTANKWKRESDCDEFVGARRSKHTVVAYKEAIYVFGGDNGKNMLNDLIRFGVKDKSWGRAFATGTPPAPRYHHSAVVHGTSMFVFGGYTGDIHSNSNLTNKNDLFEYNFQNGQWTEWKFIGRTPVARSAHGAAVYDGKLWIYAGYDGNARLNDMWTIRLTGETHQWEEVEQKGDRPPTCCNFPVAVARGCMYVFSGQSGLQITNTLFQFNFKDKTWRRISTEHILRGAPPPPARRYGHTMVHHDRFLYVFGGAADSTLPNDLHCYDLDSQIWSTVTPAPESQIPSGRLFHAAAVIGDAMYIFGGTIDNNVRSGDTYRFQFSSYPKCTLHDDFGKFLQNRQFCDVQFIVGTEEVKISAHIAMIVARSQFLRSKILAARDARNLHFEKLFGTTDVRLAEQPILEVQLPDAQPEAFEIVLNYIYTDRIVFKDPFSHKLVLIMMDVYQLAVQFNIPRLEQLCVQYLEFKISKSNVLDALYNADRMGLTLIKDYCLGFIVKEDHFYNIVMSAEFAALDKPLIVEIIRKRLNPSKHTTDMKYDKTIGTTLESDMAVFLKSGGKEFCDINLVLEEKIIPAHKSILAARCTYFQAMFRSFMPADNTVNIQIGDISPSLEAFDSLLRYIYYGDTKMPPEDSLYLFQAPCFYGFANNRLQAFCKHNLENNITYDNVLQILEASDKMNVLDIKNYALKMVVHNFSQVAKLPKMQDLSRELLLDVIMAIADMKVENKQRIHDTFISQYNDI; this is encoded by the exons ATGTCCACAGGGCGCTTCGTATCGTCTGCGTCGAtcggcagcaccagcacctcCTCGAGCACGCAAATATCGGCCAATGTGCCCATCTCCAATACGGCCAACAAGTGGAAACGGGAGAGCGATTGCGATGAATTTGTGGgcgcccgtcgctcgaagcaCACGGTGGTGGCCTACAAGGAGGCAATCTACGTCTTCGGCGGGGACAATGGCAAGAACATGCTGAACGATTTGATACGCTTCGGCGTGAAAGACAAATCGTGGGGCAGGGCGTTTGCTACCGGGACTCCTCCAGCGCCCCGATACCACCATTCGGCCGTCGTGCACGGTACGTCGATGTTTGTCTTCGGAGGGTACACTGGCGATATTCACTCGAACTCGAATCTCACCAACAAGAACGATCTGTTCGAGTACAACTTCCAGAACGGGCAGTGGACGGAATGGAAGTTTATTGGGCGTACCCCGGTGGCACGCAGTGCTCACGGTGCGGCCGTTTACGACGGCAAGCTCTGGATATATGCGGGCTATGATGGGAATGCCCGTTTGAACGATATGTGGACCATTCGACTGACG GGTGAAACGCATCAATGGGAAGAGGTGGAACAGAAAGGAGATCGACCACCGACCTGCTGTAATTTCCCTGTGGCCGTTGCCCGCGGCTGTATGTACGTGTTTTCCGGTCAAAGTGGACTGCAGATTACCAACACACTGTTTCAGTTTAACTTCAAAGATAAAAC CTGGAGACGAATATCGACGGAACATATACTTCGTGGTGCTCCACCACCGCCCGCTCGTCGGTACGGCCACACGATGGTACACCACGATCGCTTCCTGTACGTGTTCGGTGGGGCGGCTGACTCGACGCTCCCGAACGATCTCCACTGCTACGATCTGGACAGCCAGATATGGTCGACTGTAACACCTGCGCCGGAATCGCAAATTCCGAGCGGTCGGCTATTCCACGCAGCAGCCGTCATCGGCGACGCTATGTACATCTTTGGCGGTACGATCGATAATAACGTACGCAGCGGCGACACGTACCGCTTCCAGTTCTCCAGCTATCCCAAGTGCACACTGCACGATGATTTTGGGAAGTTTTTGCAGAATCGGCAATTTTGTGACGTTCAGTTTATCGTCGGCACGGAGGAGGTAAAAATTTCCGCCCACATCGCAATGATAGTGGCCCGGTCGCAGTTTTTACGGTCGAAAATTTT GGCTGCTCGGGATGCGCGTAATTTACACTTTGAAAAACTGTTTGGAACGACCGATGTACGATTGGCGGAGCAGCCGATACTGGAAGTTCAATTGCCGGATGCACAACCGGAAGCGTTCGAGATAGTGCTTAACTATATCTATACCGATCGGATTGTAT TTAAGGACCCGTTCAGCCACAAACTCGTACTCATCATGATGGATGTTTATCAGCTTGCGGTGCAGTTTAACATTCCCCGTTTGGAGCAGCTTTGCGTGCAGTATCTGgagtttaaaatttcaaagtCAAACGTCCTCGATGCGCTGTACAACGCGGACCGCATGGGACTAACGCTGATCAAGGATTACTGTCTCGGGTTCATTGTGAAGGAGGATCATTTCTACAACATCGTAATGTCGGCCGAATTTGCCGCCCTGGACAAACCACTGATCGTGGAAATCATTCGCAAGCGGCTTAACCCGAGCAAGCACACCACGGACATGAAGTATGACAAAACGATCGGCACCACGCTCGAGAGTGACATGGCCGTGTTTCTCAAATCGGGTGGCAAAGAGTTCTGTGACATTAATTTGGTGCTGGAGGAGAAGATCATACCGGCCCACAAATCCATACTCGCTGCCCGTTGCACCTACTTCCAGGCCATGTTCCGCTCGTTCATGCCCGCGGACAACACGGTCAACATACAGATCGGCGATATTTCACCATCGCTCGAGGCGTTCGATTCGCTGCTACGGTACATCTACTACGGTGACACCAAGATGCCACCGGAGGATTCGCTCTACCTGTTTCAGGCGCCCTGCTTCTATGGCTTCGCCAACAACCGGCTGCAGGCGTTCTGTAAGCACAATCTGGAGAATAACATCACGTACGACAACGTGCTGCAGATACTGGAAGCTTCGGACAAGATGAACGTGCTGGACATTAAGAACTACGCGCTCAAGATGGTCGTGCACAACTTTAGCCAGGTGGCGAAGCTGCCGAAGATGCAGGACCTGTCACGGGAGCTACTGCTGGACGTGATAATGGCAATCGCTGACATGAAGGTGGAAAACAAGCAGCGCATCCACGACACATTCATCAGCCAGTACAACGATATTTGA